The following proteins are co-located in the Solanum pennellii chromosome 8, SPENNV200 genome:
- the LOC107028702 gene encoding uncharacterized protein LOC107028702, with protein sequence MSTKELETYLSDVGSSNQFETNSSKYVSHVKKLLYRRMLVGISDGRFFLGTFYCIDKQGNIILQDAVEYRSTRRSAPSPMEQRVLGLILIPSSCRKTCHVDCSIDEQLSLMSLGQQKS encoded by the coding sequence ATGAGCACCAAGGAACTAGAGACATACCTATCTGATGTTGGAAGCTCAAATCAGTTCGAGACAAACAGTTCAAAATATGTCTCTCATGTCAAGAAGTTACTATATCGACGAATGCTGGTTGGTATAAGTGATGGAAGGTTCTTTCTAGGTacattttattgtattgataaGCAAGGAAACATAATTCTTCAAGATGCAGTCGAGTACCGTAGCACTAGAAGATCTGCCCCTTCTCCAATGGAACAGCGAGTTCTTGGTCTCATTTTAATCCCTTCTTCATGTCGGAAAACATGTCATGTGGATTGTTCTATTGACGAACAGTTGTCACTAATGTCGCTTGGGCAGCAAAAGTCATAA
- the LOC107028701 gene encoding protease Do-like 5, chloroplastic → MVVLGVVCPQPQHIVVSIRTQIPPISTQTQYCTRRKALIFTSSLLSSFIYTSHHSPATAFQIEMPEQEEDRLVHLFQDTSPSVVFIKDLELAKGSNDSTKVLADDENAKVEGTGSGFIWDKFGHIVTNYHVIAKLATDNIGLQRCKVSLVKTKGESIVKDAKIVGVDPAYDLAVLKVDVEGVEVKPVSVGTSRGLRVGQSCFAIGNPYGFENTLTTGVVSGLGREIPAPNGAAIKGAIQTDAAINAGNSGGPLIDSSGHVIGLNTATFTRRGSGMSSGVNFAIPIDTVVRTIPYLIVYGTSYKDRY, encoded by the exons ATGGTGGTGTTGGGAGTTGTTTGTCCACAGCCGCAGCATATCGTTGTTTCAATTCGAACCCAAATTCCTCCAATTTCTACACAAACCCAATATTGTACAAGGCGTAAAGCTTTGATATTTACTTCTTCTCTGCTTTCCTCTTTCATATATACATCTCATCACTCTCCTGCAACTGCTTTCCAAATCGAAATGCCTGAACAAGAAGAAGACAGACTAGTTCACCTCTTTCAG GATACTTCCCCTTCTGTTGTTTTCATTAAGGACCTTGAGTTGGCTAAAGGCTCCAATGACTCTACTAAGGTGCTAGCCGACGATGAGAATGCAAAAGTGGAAGGGACAGGTTCAGGCTTCATTTGGGATAAGTTTGGTCACATT GTAACCAATTACCATGTCATTGCTAAATTAGCTACTGATAACATCGGACTGCAGCGTTGTAAG GTTTCTTTAGTGAAAACTAAAGGAGAGAGCATAGTTAAGGATGCGAAGATCGTAGGTGTTGATCCAGCATATGATCTGGCCGTTCTCAAG GTTGATGTTGAAGGTGTTGAAGTTAAACCAGTCTCTGTTGGTACCTCTCGTGGCCTACGTGTAGGTCAAAGTTGTTTTGCCATTGGAAATCCCTATGGATTTGAAAACACTCTCACAACTGGG GTAGTTAGTGGATTAGGCAGGGAAATACCTGCACCAAATGGAGCTGCCATTAAAGGCGCTATTCAAACAGATGCTGCTATTAATGCAG GGAATTCAGGTGGTCCGTTGATTGACTCATCTGGCCATGTCATTGGTCTAAATACAGCAACATTCACCCGCAGAG GCTCGGGTATGTCTTCCGGGGTTAACTTTGCCATACCAATTGACACGGTTGTACGGACCATACCATACCTGATCGTCTATGGAACAAGTTACAAAGACAGATATTGA